Proteins from a genomic interval of Fundulus heteroclitus isolate FHET01 unplaced genomic scaffold, MU-UCD_Fhet_4.1 scaffold_294, whole genome shotgun sequence:
- the LOC118559484 gene encoding kinesin-like protein KIF20B encodes MEEAVTEHTWWGGSAFLERRPEHRGSVLLQRRFWSCWAPSLSFCCSHSIFSIRILRVEDGEPPPVHAVSALCLCHLAGSERSSRTQNKGEDLKEAGNINASLLILGKCIKALQHNQHTRLLQHVPLRESKLTHYLQGFFCSSSKACMVVNVSQCASMYDETLNVLKLLSLKF; translated from the exons ATGGAAGAGGCGGTGACAGAGCACACCTGGTGGGG AGGCAGCGCATTTCTAGAGCGACGTCCGGAGCACCGTGGATCGGTTTTACTGCAGAGAAG gttctggtcctgctgggCTCCAAGTCTGAGCTTCTGCTGCAGCCACAGCATCTTCTCCATCCGCATCCTGAGAGTGGAGGACGGCGAGCCGCCACCAGTCCACGCCGTCAGCGC GTTGTGTCTGTGCCACCTGGCAGGCTCTGAGCGCAGCTCCAGGACCCAGAACAAAGGAGAGGACCTGAAGGAGGCTGGAAACATCAACGCCTCGCTGCTCATTCTGGGCAAATGCATCAAGGCTCTGCAGCACAACCAGCACACCAG GCTCCTGCAGCACGTCCCATTAAGGGAGAGCAAGCTGACCCACTACCTGCAGGGCttcttctgcagcagcagcaaggccTGCATGGTGGTCAACGTCAGCCAGTGTGCCTCCATGTACGACGAGACCCTCAACGTCCTCAAGTTGTTGAGCCTTAAGTTCTGA